The following are encoded together in the Corticium candelabrum chromosome 1, ooCorCand1.1, whole genome shotgun sequence genome:
- the LOC134191968 gene encoding uncharacterized protein LOC134191968, which translates to MNSFSPSQPILKHKGRPKSKLLKASKWWIIKYLGTVEAVKDWRAPGSRLELMAFVRSAQAATKASASAKTHTAKRLWISLEWLHVTDQFKKKLYALSRTEEIGSFCHASDDDGNHYLLIKVVNPKTSNNDCIILATHDIVTIRHICQVLKVAVESSLEKTRAKVKHLMSLKQGHSRHEYEEIELYGDTSNTLTNTSSSLPHSTLQFLEDEAKNKKYDIPRQNSSSSSKSSFDDNWMSDACSSPIPGFDYDIADIDDDSQDGDGLAHYDHPLSLNRRSYDTLTRSSPQPHFHYKVPRLLSIDQTSHEHVTYESPEPEVIHSQPEVRHSQPDVIHSHLDADNEPDAAIYDNDRVLTIIRRECLSREPIEEKLQHDSGHEEVHDSPVVYEPLRVAHPIHKFEQMSSSQEDDSGLEDNDSVEIQIKADIHSEPTEFSKMVQHFAAGDDEDLYAIIEKSGQKTVDTPRNKTYEEERQEFMQEVEQMVPPLQFMEFQDIVYLYDHGEADLNAMVKRARVLFREERKHLRREMVKVIRLEQRQAFLDELERQLNYTGSDNLLSSLKKRKHSNPRRRVRFGTVRSDTDLIFGRTTSMESLTSDISPIIDNWSSKVMEELTMKLKRNLRTDTTRQNSSTRPMSS; encoded by the exons ATGAATTCCTTCTCGCCATCTCAACCGATACTCAAACACAAAG GCAGACCGAAGAGCAAACTACTGAAGGCATCGAAATGGTGGATCATCAAG TATCTCGGAACAGTCGAAGCCGTCAAAGACTGGCGAGCTCCAGGCAGCAGACTAGAGCTAATGGCATTCGTCAGGAGTGCACAG GCGGCCACGAAGGCGTCGGCGTCGGCAAAGACGCACACAGCAAAACGTCTGTGGATCTCATTGGAATGGCTGCACGTTACGGATCAATTCAAAAAG AAGTTGTATGCCCTCTCGAGAACTGAGGAGATTGGAAGCTTTTGTCATGCttctgatgatgatggtaatcATTACCTTCTCATCAAGGTGGTGAATCCTAAGACAAGTAACAATGACTGCATTATACTGGCAACACATGATATT GTTACCATCAGACACATTTGCCAAGTTCTCAAAGTAGCAGTCGAGAGTTCACTGGAAAAGACGAGGGCAAAGGTGAAACATTTGATGAGTCTCAAGCAGGGACATAGTCGACATGAGTATGAGGAGATTGAATTATATGGTGACACAAGCAACACACTTACAAATACATCCTCATCACTTCCTCATTCCACTCTGCAGTTTCTAGAGGATGAAGctaaaaataagaaatatgATATTCCTAGACAGAATTCATCTTCCAGTTCCAAGTCTTCATTTGATGATAACTGGATGTCAGATGCATGTTCATCACCGATTCCTGGTTTTGATTATGATATCGCTGACATTGATGATGATAGTCAAGATGGTGATGGTTTGGCTCATTACGATCATCCACTATCATTGAATAGACGGAGTTATGACACTTTGACAAGGTCATCTCCACAGCCTCACTTTCATTACAAAGTCCCTCGTCTTCTCAGTATTGACCAAACATCACACGAGCACGTGACATATGAAAGTCCCGAACCCGAAGTAATACACTCACAACCTGAAGTAAGACACTCACAGCCTGATGTAATACACTCACATCTCGATGCCGACAATGAACCGGATGCAGCTATATATGACAACGACAGAGTGCTCACAATTATCAGAAGAGAATGTCTGTCTAGAGAACCAATTGAGGAAAAGTTGCAGCATGATTCTGGTCATGAGGAAGTACATGACAGTCCAGTAGTATATGAGCCTCTGCGTGTTGCTCATCCAATCCACAAGTTTGAACAGATGTCCAGCAGCCAAGAAGACGACTCTGGCTTGGAAGACAATGACTCTGTTGAGATCCAAATCAAAGCAGATATACACAGTGAACCGACAGAATTCAGTAAGATGGTACAACACTTTGCAGCAGGAGATGACGAGGATCTATATGCTATTATTGAAAAGTCAGGACAGAAGACAGTTG ACACACCTCGCAATAAAACCTATGAAGAAGAGCGACAAGAATTTATGCAAGAG gtggagcagatggtccCCCCTCTTCAATTCATGGAATTTCAAGATATCGTCTATCTCTACGACCATGGAGAAGCTGATCTAAACGCCATGGTGAAAAGAGCAAGAGTTCTCTTCCGTGAAGAAAG GAAGCATTTGAGACGAGAAATGGTGAAGGTAATCAGATTAGAGCAAAGGCAAGCGTTTCTGGACGAACTGGAGAGACAACTGAACTATACAG GAAGTGACAATCTGTTGTCATCActaaagaaaagaaaacacaGCAACCCACGACGACGTGTCCGATTTGGCACAGTCCGTTCAGACACAGACCTCATATTCGGCAGGACCACATCCATGGAGTCACTCACATCAGACATCTCACCAATAATCGATAACTGGAGCTCCAAAGTAATGGAAGAACTAACCATGAAACTGAAGAGAAACTTGAGAACAGACACGACAAGACAAAACTCCTCGACCAGACCAATGTCATCATaa
- the LOC134191976 gene encoding uncharacterized protein LOC134191976 isoform X1, with protein sequence MLRPCCCYRIVIFSPFKRFYHQWNICKSVVYLDNNIVAINKPSGIAVHGGPGVSNELTSELIKLKFDCVEAPQLAHRIDRDTSGVLILSRNLSTARILAEWFHKRLIRKVYWCVWHQVDTCWRWALICVCVCVCVCVCVCVCVCLCVCRAVVMGMPSQPHGTISVPTGYKPVGQRAGFTVTVICDESKTKWRSLKRSVTQYKVLKSCHKLGLSLVQATPITGHRHQVRVHFAHVLDSPIFGDTKYDNHRHHVRQSIRHLIMKGKHTDELKLHLHSKEIVLPTRRLTHYRNDITICAPLPHYFADTMKACGWMDTN encoded by the exons ATGTTGCGTCCCTGTTGTTGTTATAGAATCGTTATATTTTCGCCTTTCAAAAGATTCTACCACCAATGGAATATTTGTAAGAGTGTTGTCTATCTTGACA ATAATATTGTAGCAATAAACAAGCCGAGCGGTATTGCTGTGCATG GTGGTCCTGGGGTATCAAACGAGCTTACAAGTGAATTGATCAAGTTGAAGTTTGACTGTGTGGAAGCACCCCAGCTTGCTCATCGAATAGACAG AGACACAAGTGGAGTACTCATCCTCAGCAG aaaTTTGTCGACTGCACGGATATTAGCCGAGTGGTTTCATAAACGTTTAATTAGGAAAGTCTATTGGTGCGTATGGCATCAAGTTGACACTTGTTGGCGATGGGCATtgatctgtgtgtgtgtgtgtgtgtgtgtgtgtgtgtgtgtgtgtgtgtgtgtgtgtttgtgtgtgtgcagggcTGTTGTCATGGGAATGCCATCACAACCTCATG GCACAATTAGCGTTCCCACTGGTTACAAACCAGTAGGACAACGAGCAGGATTTACA gTCACAGTTATTTGTGACGAGTCAAAAACGAAG tggCGTTCTCTGAAACGATCTGTGACTCAATACAAAGTGTTGAAAAGTTGTCACAAATTGGGTCTATCACTAGTGCAAGCCACGCCCATCACTGGTCACAGACATCAGGTGCGTGTTCACTTTGCTCATGTCCTCGACTCACCAATTTTCGGTGATACAAAATACGATAATCACAGACACCATGTCAGACAGTCTATACGACATCTGATCATGAAGGGAAAACACACTGATGAGCTAAAGCTTCATCTTCACTCGAAAGAGATTGTGCTGCCAACTCGTAGACTGACCCACTATCGCAATGATATTACAATTTGTGCACCTTTGCCACACTATTTTGCAGACACTATGAAAGCATGCGGTTGGATGGACACCAACTAG
- the LOC134191976 gene encoding pseudouridylate synthase RPUSD4, mitochondrial-like isoform X3: protein MLRPCCCYRIVIFSPFKRFYHQWNICKSVVYLDNNIVAINKPSGIAVHGGPGVSNELTSELIKLKFDCVEAPQLAHRIDRDTSGVLILSRNLSTARILAEWFHKRLIRKVYWAVVMGMPSQPHGTISVPTGYKPVGQRAGFTVTVICDESKTKWRSLKRSVTQYKVLKSCHKLGLSLVQATPITGHRHQVRVHFAHVLDSPIFGDTKYDNHRHHVRQSIRHLIMKGKHTDELKLHLHSKEIVLPTRRLTHYRNDITICAPLPHYFADTMKACGWMDTN, encoded by the exons ATGTTGCGTCCCTGTTGTTGTTATAGAATCGTTATATTTTCGCCTTTCAAAAGATTCTACCACCAATGGAATATTTGTAAGAGTGTTGTCTATCTTGACA ATAATATTGTAGCAATAAACAAGCCGAGCGGTATTGCTGTGCATG GTGGTCCTGGGGTATCAAACGAGCTTACAAGTGAATTGATCAAGTTGAAGTTTGACTGTGTGGAAGCACCCCAGCTTGCTCATCGAATAGACAG AGACACAAGTGGAGTACTCATCCTCAGCAG aaaTTTGTCGACTGCACGGATATTAGCCGAGTGGTTTCATAAACGTTTAATTAGGAAAGTCTATTG ggcTGTTGTCATGGGAATGCCATCACAACCTCATG GCACAATTAGCGTTCCCACTGGTTACAAACCAGTAGGACAACGAGCAGGATTTACA gTCACAGTTATTTGTGACGAGTCAAAAACGAAG tggCGTTCTCTGAAACGATCTGTGACTCAATACAAAGTGTTGAAAAGTTGTCACAAATTGGGTCTATCACTAGTGCAAGCCACGCCCATCACTGGTCACAGACATCAGGTGCGTGTTCACTTTGCTCATGTCCTCGACTCACCAATTTTCGGTGATACAAAATACGATAATCACAGACACCATGTCAGACAGTCTATACGACATCTGATCATGAAGGGAAAACACACTGATGAGCTAAAGCTTCATCTTCACTCGAAAGAGATTGTGCTGCCAACTCGTAGACTGACCCACTATCGCAATGATATTACAATTTGTGCACCTTTGCCACACTATTTTGCAGACACTATGAAAGCATGCGGTTGGATGGACACCAACTAG
- the LOC134191976 gene encoding uncharacterized RNA pseudouridine synthase ZMO0505-like isoform X2 — protein MLRPCCCYRIVIFSPFKRFYHQWNICKSVVYLDSGPGVSNELTSELIKLKFDCVEAPQLAHRIDRDTSGVLILSRNLSTARILAEWFHKRLIRKVYWCVWHQVDTCWRWALICVCVCVCVCVCVCVCVCLCVCRAVVMGMPSQPHGTISVPTGYKPVGQRAGFTVTVICDESKTKWRSLKRSVTQYKVLKSCHKLGLSLVQATPITGHRHQVRVHFAHVLDSPIFGDTKYDNHRHHVRQSIRHLIMKGKHTDELKLHLHSKEIVLPTRRLTHYRNDITICAPLPHYFADTMKACGWMDTN, from the exons ATGTTGCGTCCCTGTTGTTGTTATAGAATCGTTATATTTTCGCCTTTCAAAAGATTCTACCACCAATGGAATATTTGTAAGAGTGTTGTCTATCTTGACA GTGGTCCTGGGGTATCAAACGAGCTTACAAGTGAATTGATCAAGTTGAAGTTTGACTGTGTGGAAGCACCCCAGCTTGCTCATCGAATAGACAG AGACACAAGTGGAGTACTCATCCTCAGCAG aaaTTTGTCGACTGCACGGATATTAGCCGAGTGGTTTCATAAACGTTTAATTAGGAAAGTCTATTGGTGCGTATGGCATCAAGTTGACACTTGTTGGCGATGGGCATtgatctgtgtgtgtgtgtgtgtgtgtgtgtgtgtgtgtgtgtgtgtgtgtgtgtgtttgtgtgtgtgcagggcTGTTGTCATGGGAATGCCATCACAACCTCATG GCACAATTAGCGTTCCCACTGGTTACAAACCAGTAGGACAACGAGCAGGATTTACA gTCACAGTTATTTGTGACGAGTCAAAAACGAAG tggCGTTCTCTGAAACGATCTGTGACTCAATACAAAGTGTTGAAAAGTTGTCACAAATTGGGTCTATCACTAGTGCAAGCCACGCCCATCACTGGTCACAGACATCAGGTGCGTGTTCACTTTGCTCATGTCCTCGACTCACCAATTTTCGGTGATACAAAATACGATAATCACAGACACCATGTCAGACAGTCTATACGACATCTGATCATGAAGGGAAAACACACTGATGAGCTAAAGCTTCATCTTCACTCGAAAGAGATTGTGCTGCCAACTCGTAGACTGACCCACTATCGCAATGATATTACAATTTGTGCACCTTTGCCACACTATTTTGCAGACACTATGAAAGCATGCGGTTGGATGGACACCAACTAG
- the LOC134191976 gene encoding uncharacterized protein LOC134191976 isoform X4 encodes MLRPCCCYRIVIFSPFKRFYHQWNICKSVVYLDNNIVAINKPSGIAVHGGPGVSNELTSELIKLKFDCVEAPQLAHRIDRDTSGVLILSRNLSTARILAEWFHKRLIRKVYWCVWHQVDTCWRWALICVCVCVCVCVCVCVCVCLCVCRAVVMGMPSQPHGTISVPTGYKPVGQRAGFTVTVICDESKTKWRSLKRSVTQYKVLKSCHKLGLSLVQATPITGHRHQTPCQTVYTTSDHEGKTH; translated from the exons ATGTTGCGTCCCTGTTGTTGTTATAGAATCGTTATATTTTCGCCTTTCAAAAGATTCTACCACCAATGGAATATTTGTAAGAGTGTTGTCTATCTTGACA ATAATATTGTAGCAATAAACAAGCCGAGCGGTATTGCTGTGCATG GTGGTCCTGGGGTATCAAACGAGCTTACAAGTGAATTGATCAAGTTGAAGTTTGACTGTGTGGAAGCACCCCAGCTTGCTCATCGAATAGACAG AGACACAAGTGGAGTACTCATCCTCAGCAG aaaTTTGTCGACTGCACGGATATTAGCCGAGTGGTTTCATAAACGTTTAATTAGGAAAGTCTATTGGTGCGTATGGCATCAAGTTGACACTTGTTGGCGATGGGCATtgatctgtgtgtgtgtgtgtgtgtgtgtgtgtgtgtgtgtgtgtgtgtgtgtgtgtttgtgtgtgtgcagggcTGTTGTCATGGGAATGCCATCACAACCTCATG GCACAATTAGCGTTCCCACTGGTTACAAACCAGTAGGACAACGAGCAGGATTTACA gTCACAGTTATTTGTGACGAGTCAAAAACGAAG tggCGTTCTCTGAAACGATCTGTGACTCAATACAAAGTGTTGAAAAGTTGTCACAAATTGGGTCTATCACTAGTGCAAGCCACGCCCATCACTGGTCACAGACATCAG ACACCATGTCAGACAGTCTATACGACATCTGATCATGAAGGGAAAACACACTGA
- the LOC134183483 gene encoding ADP-ribosylhydrolase ARH1-like: protein MAASVDMKERYRASMVLSGVGDALAYNNGHWEFCHNGRQIYDELEELGGLKKISMKSRCVSDDTVLHIANAEALVSKWSDREELFRATAAKYKEAMRDMAGRSPGATTSQSVYRLKPRVPRGYVIPFNARGGGCGAAMRSMCIGLFYPRREQLPDLIAVSVETGRMTHNHPTGYLGAFAAALMTSYAVQGRDVRSWGVSLMDTLPDVWKYVEEVGRDVKENRSTWDYFTDQWKSYLKIRGIQDGQSDPKFPQDFDFEERDVFYKSLSFAGWGGASGHDAPMIAYDALLGAGDCWSKLCDRGLFHGGDSDSTGVIAGACWGALYGFHNVPKNNYEKLEYRDRLGKLADMLLERSVSEK from the coding sequence ATGGCGGCGTCCGTCGACATGAAAGAACGCTACCGAGCGAGCATGGTTCTCAGCGGTGTGGGCGACGCTCTAGCATACAACAACGGACACTGGGAGTTCTGTCACAACGGCAGACAGATCTACGACGAATTAGAGGAGCTTGGCGGCTTGAAAAAAATCTCAATGAAAAGTCGATGTGTGAGCGACGACACCGTGCTACACATCGCAAACGCTGAAGCCCTCGTGTCGAAATGGAGCGATCGTGAAGAACTATTTCGAGCAACAGCCGCCAAGTATAAAGAAGCGATGAGAGACATGGCCGGTCGGTCTCCCGGGGCAACCACCTCTCAGTCGGTATACCGACTTAAACCCCGGGTACCACGTGGTTACGTCATACCTTTCAATGCTCGTGGTGGTGGGTGTGGTGCCGCTATGAGATCAATGTGTATTGGCCTTTTCTATCCACGACGAGAGCAGCTGCCTGATCTCATTGCCGTGTCGGTAGAAACCGGTCGTATGACACACAACCATCCGACTGGCTACTTGGGAGCGTTTGCTGCCGCtctgatgacgtcatatgCAGTTCAAGGAAGAGATGTTCGGTCGTGGGGCGTCAGCTTGATGGACACTCTACCGGACGTTTGGAAATACGTCGAGGAGGTTGGACGCGACGTGAAAGAGAATCGGAGCACGTGGGACTACTTCACTGATCAATGGAAATCGTACCTTAAAATTAGAGGTATTCAGGATGGACAGTCGGATCCAAAGTTTCCACAGGATTTTGACTTTGAAGAACGAGACGTGTTTTATAAGTCTCTAAGCTTTGCAGGATGGGGAGGTGCTAGTGGTCACGATGCTCCAATGATTGCATACGATGCATTGCTGGGAGCGGGAGATTGTTGGAGTAAGTTGTGTGATAGAGGTCTGTTTCATGGGGGAGACAGTGACAGCACGGGTGTCATAGCGGGGGCTTGCTGGGGTGCATTGTATGGCTTTCACAATGTGCCTAAGAATAATTACGAGAAGTTGGAGTATCGTGATCGTTTAGGGAAGCTCGCTGACATGCTGCTGGAACGGAGTGTCTCTGAGAAGTGA
- the LOC134188042 gene encoding serine/arginine repetitive matrix protein 1-like — translation MAMAKVENKKKMGFFRKLIKGLSKENLREHVSQESIAQESNVSSDDFEAFDSRGRSLSNLSNLGSPTKVNPDLLRGSFEWGVFYLGTIPNVADWRTSPTRTKFMEMIDDAVEDCCLTFSSQPLSLLSISPLWMHITDMKRKILFTHYEVKSIGSLSYVEDEGRHLLGIRARTMFGGSSYECIVLDCRSEVAARHIGGTLNNMFELMHFQAQSERRAMRGAMRSAPSLGYRESSRSPAPEMRRTSNQENSINSDEQKGHSRIRIIRAVSPRQQTRNQRVQDMPPTVEEKEEEENPTTEEALEEEQQAEAKQEENRDEDTQREERPSETNEDQETQEETITQSDENVTQETAPDIEPQDRPASEETVDDDTSDVTSPTHTESEAQHATAGDDKSSSAAVVPSVSEQTDQLAALLASMVEMGDQQSQPSDATHIMSPPPLPPPPPPPPPPAQSDSLLVSDAVSAPLAPLPPPLSSPPAAPIPPPHGSPSSTPSPSSSDQSSDITTSPATIVTESADETSTTETTETPATAQLPPPPPPPPAAASAQASQPPPLSLPAVASETEATGAQVDEQETESPEPDLDLPERRVRELAQEAFMETVKEVAGGIAFSEFQTMMEGYKKGHSDYSVAAVSRRIKVLFRGAKEHLREGVRVLIKPEELLIFEEKVGIKAPPPDFQKLAREGLKLQEQKKLTAKSSISQSPRKSFKTFQPQPSPKPTTKVTTKSPTKVTTKSPAKAWRQEKLSPPPPPVTSTSSSFKPTSKVTNVASKPQVNSFVMDTSFLDDELSALDDVLKGIGDDLLDIENTTSPPVSSPGTSIPLPPPPPGSVIPAPPPPPGSSIPPPPPPPGSAVPPPPPPPPPSQKGPHTPYAKNVLKSQPKKTSSDGRGDLLSQIKEGFVLTKSSSELKLDSLGPPPSFSPAAPHQSSPNQLLPRPAQLASKASPKKRPTAEPGRFQGIKSIIKKDNDDGVPDWKKRVVAGRQAKVQANKEKKEEEERRQQEMFEGVPEWKKKLMDKKRAEVEEKMKPQREKERQEQELRDALAAMPPWKQELFKKKNMI, via the exons ATGGCGATGGCGAAAGTAGAGAACAAAAAGAAAATGGGTTTCTTTCGCAAACTG ATTAAAGGATTAAGCAAAGAGAATTTGAGGGAGCATGTTTCGCAGGAGAGTATCGCACAGGAATCGAATGTTAGTTCGGATGACTTTGAAGCGTTTGACAGTCGTGGAAGGTCACTGTCCAATCTCAGcaatttag GATCACCGACAAAAGTCAATCCTGATTTGCTAAGAGGATCGTTTGAATGGGGAGTGTTT TATCTCGGCACGATTCCAAATGTGGCTGATTGGCGCACATCTCCTACAAGGACAAAGTTTATGGAAATGATTGATGATGCTGTT GAAGACTGCTGTCTAACTTTCTCCTCTCAACCGTTAAGTCTCCTTAGTATTTCTCCTCTGTGGATGCATATAACTGACATGAAACGAAAG ATTCTCTTCACTCATTATGAAGTAAAGAGTATTGGAAGTTTGAGTTATGTTGAAGATGAAGGACGTCATCTCTTGGGGATAAGGGCAAGGACGATGTTTGGAGGAAGCAGCTATGAGTGTATTGTACTTGACTGTAGAAGTGAG GTTGCAGCAAGACATATCGGTGGCACTCTTAACAACATGTTTGAATTGATGCATTTCCAAGCTCAGTCTGAGAGAAGAGCCATGCGTGGTGCTATGCGCTCAGCACCATCACTTGGTTATCGTGAAAGCAGCAGGTCTCCTGCACCTGAAATGAGAAGAACATCAAACCAAGAAAACAGCATCAACTCTGACGAGCAGAAAGGCCATAGCAGAATCCGAATCATCAGAGCAGTTTCTCCACGACAACAAACAAGGAACCAAAGAGTTCAAGATATGCCACCAACAGTTGAAGagaaggaagaagaagaaaaccCAACGACAGAAGAGGCACTTGAGGAAGAACAACAAGCCGaagcaaaacaagaagaaaacAGAGACGAAGATACACAGAGAGAGGAGAGACCGAGTGAAACAAACGAAGATCAAGAAACACAAGAAGAAACTATCACTCAATCTGATGAGAACGTGACACAAGAGACGGCACCAGACATAGAGCCACAAGACAGACCAGCAAGCGAAGAGACTGTAGACGATGATACGTCAGACGTGACGTCTCCTACTCATACAGAATCGGAAGCTCAACATGCAACAGCTGGAGACGACAAGTCATCGAGTGCAGCAGTCGTCCCCTCCGTATCAGAGCAAACAGACCAACTTGCTGCTCTACTGGCATCCATGGTCGAAATGGGAGATCAACAATCACAACCATCTGATGCCACACACATTATGTCTCCACCGCCGCTGccaccgccgccgccgccgccaccTCCACCTGCACAGTCAGATTCCTTGCTTGTTAGTGATGCAGTCTCGGCTCCTCTGGCTCCATTGCCTCCTCCTTTATCTTCACCTCCTGCGGCTCCTATTCCACCTCCTCATGGGTCACCATCGTCGACTCCATCTCCATCATCGTCTGACCAAAGTAGTGACATTACAACTTCACCTGCAACGATAGTCACAGAGTCGGCAGATGAGACAAgcacaacagaaacaacagagacaCCTGCAACTGCACAGCTGCCGCcgccgccaccaccaccaccagcagCAGCATCAGCACAGGCATCACAACCACCTCCACTGTCCCTTCCAGCTGTTGCAAGTGAAACAGAGGCAACAGGTGCACAGGTCGATGAGCAGGAAACCGAATCACCAG AGCCGGATTTGGACCTGCCTGAGCGGAGGGTGAGAGAGCTAGCACAAGAGGCCTTCATGGAAACC GTGAAGGAGGTAGCTGGTGGGATTGCATTCAGTGAGTTCCAGACGATGATGGAGGGATATAAGAAGGGACATTCTGATTACTCGGTTGCGGCAGTTAGTCGAAGAATTAAAGTTCTGTTTAGAGGAGCCAA GGAGCATCTTCGAGAAGGGGTAAGAGTACTGATTAAACCAGAAGAACTTCTGATATTTGAAGAGAAAGTCGGCATCAAGGCTCCTCCTCCCGACTTCC AAAAGTTGGCTAGAGAAGGCTTGAAATTACAAGAGCAGAAGAAACTCACAGCTAAATCATCAATTTCTCAATCTCCCAGGAAATCCTTCAAGACATTTCAGCCACAGCCATCTCCCAAACCAACGACTAAAGTGACAACAAAATCACCAACAAAAGTGACAACAAAATCACCAGCAAAAGCATGGAGACAAGAGAAActctctcctcctcctcctcctgtgACTTCAACATCGTCATCATTCAAGCCAACCTCTAAGGTTACAAATGTTGCAAGCAAGCCACAAGTCAATTCATTTGTAATGGACACCAGCTTCCTCGATGATGAACTATCAGCACTTGATGATGTTCTGAAAGGTATTGGTGATGATTTGTTGGACATCGAGAACACGACATCTCCTCCTGTATCTTCACCAGGAACTTCAATACCCCTTCCACCTCCCCCACCAGGAAGTGTCATACCTGCCCCACCTCCCCCACCAGGATCTTCAATACCTCCCCCTCCACCCCCACCAGGAAGTGCTGTACCTccccctcctcctcctcctcctccctcACAAAAAGGTCCACACACTCCATATGCAAAGAATGTGCTAAAAAGTCAACCCAAAAAGACAAGCAGTGATGGTCGTGGTGATCTCCTATCACAGATAAAAGAAGGGTTTGTATTGACGAAATCATCAAGTGAACTCAAGTTAGACTCTCTTGGTCCTCCACCTTCATTTTCACCAGCTGCTCCTCATCAATCATCTCCTAATCAACTTCTCCCTCGTCCTGCTCAACTAGCTAGCAAGGCATCCCCCAAGAAACGACCAACAGCAGAACCAGGAAGATTCCAAGGCATTAAGTCAATCATAAAGAAGGATAATGATGATGGAGTGCCAGACTGGAAGAAACGTGTGGTGGCAGGACGACAAGCAAAAgttcaagcaaacaaagagaagaaagaggaGGAAGAGAGGCGACAACAGGAGATGTTTGAGGGTGTGCCTGAATGGAaaaagaaattgatggacaaaaAACGAGCAGAAGTAGAAGAGAAGATGAAACCACAAAGAGAGAAAGAACGTCAAGAACAAGAGCTGAGGGATGCACTAGCGGCGATGCCACCATGGAAACAAGAATTATtcaagaagaagaacatgatATAA
- the LOC134188052 gene encoding protein LLP homolog, with amino-acid sequence MAKSIRSKWKRKMRAIKRLRYAVVEKKRLEKTLGIGESVEMKEETTDTLNTTENAQMDKQETPAGDGDVRMETNQVVRKQFGSLSRKKLKQRKTLKRLRLKKGQFKWTPQKH; translated from the exons ATGGCTAAGAGCATCAGATCAAAATGGAAGAGAAAGATGAGGGCGATAAAACGTCTAAGATACGCTGTAGTGGAGAAGAAACGATTGGAAAAGACACTAGGAATAGGCGAGAGTGTAGAAATGAAAGAAGAGACGACGGACACACTCAATACAACAGAAAATGCCCAGATGGACAAGCAGGAAACTCCAGCAG GTGATGGAGATGTTCGTATGGAGACCAATCAAGTTGTGAGAAAACAATTTGGAAGTTTATCCCGAAAGAAACTCAAACAGAGAAAAACTCTCAAACGTCTTCGTCTCAAGAAAGGACAATTCAAATGGACTCCTCAAAAACactaa